In the genome of Actinobacillus lignieresii, the window GAAGCGTTTTTGATCTCGATATGGCGAATATCGTCACAAAGGATCTCGACCGGTACGTCAGAGTGATAAGCGTTGATATGCGAGCGGCAGCGTTCCACCATCGGTTGTGAATTATCTACGCCGATAATTTTTACTTGATTGGTTTGCAGATTACGGCGAATCGATAAAATCCCCGCACCGCGCGAACAGCCCAAATCGTAAACTTGTGATCCTTCGGTTACGAAACGTTGCGCCAACATACCGATTGCGGTAATGATATTCGAGTAGCCCGGCACGGAGCGTTGGATCATATCGGGAAACACTTCGGCAACCGATTCGTCAAAGGTAAAGTCACCGAGTTTCTCAATCGGTGCGGAAAAAATCGTATCTTTATTCATAATGTTATTATTCCTTGTCTAAAAATTTTTGAATGGCGCGAGCGACCGTTTCCGGTTTTTCCGCGTGTACCCAGTGTTGCGCATTCGCGACGACAAACGATTTCGCCTGTGGAAATTGCTTCAGAATCGTTTCCGTGTCTTTCGCTTGAATATAGTCGGATGCACCGCCTTTAATAAATAAAGTCGGTTTATCAAAAAAGACCTCGTTCCAGCCCATCAGATTTTCATAGTTTGCTTTGATCGCTGTTAAATTGAAACGGAAATAATCCGGTTTTTGCGGATCGAATGCTTTTAACATAAATTGTTGTTCGCCTTCGTCTTTCACATATTGCGCTAGCACGGTTTTCGCTTGTTGGCGCGTTGCCGGTCGAGCGGCTTTAACGGCGAATAAGCCGGCAAAATTATCGTTATGTCGATGGGTCGGGGTGGCGGTCGGCGCAATATCAATTACGACCAATTTTTCGATGAGATCGGGAGCGATATTTGCTAACGTCATTGCGGTTTTGCCGCCCATTGAATGACCGATCACAATATTGTTTTCCAAACCTAAATGCTGTAACAATACTTGTAGGTCTTGTGCTATTAATGGGTAATTCATTTCATCGGAATGAAAAGATTGCCCGTGATTGCGTAGATCCACGCGTAAGATATTAAATTGCTCACTAAATTGGCGGGCAATAATGCCCAAATTATTCATATCGCCGAATAATCCGTGTAGGAAAACCATGGTTTGTGCATCGGTTTTTTCGGTTGCCGGTTGGAATTGATAATTAAGATAAGTATTTTCTGTCATAAGTTGTTATTTTTTATTCAAATGTTTGGTTAAGATCCTGTAAAAAGATCTTGAATCTGTATTATAATGCCTAGAATTTTTTTCTAATCAAGTAAATCAAAACAAAAATATCAAGAGGTTAAGATGAAAACGATCGAAGTCGATGATGAATTATATCATTACATTGCCAGCAGAACCCAAGCAATTGGTGAAAGTGCGTCGGATATTTTACGTCGTTTGTTGCGTTTACCTTCATCGCCACAGCCTTTTGTATTGGTTCAGCAAAATACGATTGATGAACTGAAAGAACTGGCAAAGCCGAAAGCAAAAGCTAAAAAAGAAGATCTGATTGAAAAAGCGGTACAAAAAGTTGAAAAAGTATTGAAATCCGATGCCTTTATAAACGAAAGCAAAAATGTCGCACGTTTTTTAATGTTGCTTTCTGCATTGCACCATGCAAATGCACAAGGTTTTGAACAGGCGACGGAAGTGGTGACCGGCACGGAGCGCACCTATTTTTCTAAAAGTGAGGAAGCTTTATTAAGTCACGGTAGTAGCGTAAAAGCGAAACAAATTCCGGATTCGCCGTTTTGGGTAGTCACCAATAATAATACCGCTCGTAAGGGCTTGATTCTTACCGGCGTAATGGAATCAATGGAACTTCCTCAACATATCATTGAACGTGTTCGCACGATTTTTGCTTAATTAATTTCTATCTGCTTATGGTAAATTTTTCCCTTTTTCCGACCGCCTATTGGGCGCAACATTTTGCACAACAACCGGCTATTATCTGGGAAAAAGGGAATAGTTTATTATTTCCTGAACTTCCCGCTCGGCTAAACTGGCAACAGTTACAGTTACTCATTGCACAACTTGTCACTTTCCTGCAACAACAAGGCGTACGGCAAAACGCATTAGTCGCTTATTCGGGGTCGCACCGTTTAGTCGGATTATTATGTTATTTAGTCGCTATCGCAGTAGGCGCGCGCATTTTAATGCTTAATCCGTCATTAACGGAGTCGCAGCGACAAACCGTTTTGGCGGAATACGGTATCAAGATACTTATTACCGATCATCATTTTGCAAATTTTTCATTAAAAACGACCGCTTCGGTTTTACCTCAAATCGCTTTTTCGGCACCGGCGACGCTCACGCTTACTTCGGGATCATCGGGTTTACCTAAAGCGATAGTGCATAGTATGCAAAATCATTTGGATAATGCCGAGGGCGTGTGTGAATTAATGCGATTTACTAAGCATGATTCTTGGTTGTTAAGCCTACCTCTCTTTCATGTTTCGGGGCAGGGAATCGTCTGGCGTTGGTTGGCTCAAGGTGCTACGTTAGTGGTTAATGAGCAAAAAGATCATTTCTTTACTTGTTTGGATAAAGTATCGCACGCCTCACTGGTACCGACGCAGCTACGACGTTATTTACAACAAAGAACGCAAGATCAGGGAAAAATCAGTAAGCGATTTTTACTTGGCGGAAGTGCGATTCCTGCAGAGTTAGTGGCAGAAGCTCAACAGCAGGGTATTGTAAGCTATTGCGGTTATGGTATGACGGAAATGGCATCAACCATTTGTGCGGTGGAAAACGAATTGGATAATGTCGGCTATCCCCTTAAAGGGCGAGAAGTTAAACTGGTTGAAAATGAAATTTGGGTCAAAGGTAGCGGTTTAGCCTTAGGCGCATTGCAAAAAAACGGTGAAATTCGACCGCTTGTGAACCAAGAAGGTTGGTTGCAAACTAAAGACCGAGGCGAGTGGAATGCCGCCGGTAAATTAGTGGTTAAAGGTCGCTTGGATAATATGTTTATTTCCGGCGGCGAAAATATTCAGCCGGAAGACGTCGAAAAAGTGATCTATCAATCCGGTTTGGTCAGTCAGGTATTCGTCTTACCGGTAGAAGATGCGGAATTCGGACAAAGACCGGTTGCGGTTTTACAATTTATTCAGCCCGATTTTGCAAAAAACCGTG includes:
- the cmoA gene encoding carboxy-S-adenosyl-L-methionine synthase CmoA, giving the protein MNKDTIFSAPIEKLGDFTFDESVAEVFPDMIQRSVPGYSNIITAIGMLAQRFVTEGSQVYDLGCSRGAGILSIRRNLQTNQVKIIGVDNSQPMVERCRSHINAYHSDVPVEILCDDIRHIEIKNASMVVLNFTLQFLPRADRLELLTKIYHGLNPNGILVLSEKFTFTNQAMNELLIDLHHTFKRANGYSELEVSQKRTALENVMLTDSIETHKDRLKQAGFSQIELWFQCFNFGSMIAVK
- a CDS encoding alpha/beta fold hydrolase — protein: MTENTYLNYQFQPATEKTDAQTMVFLHGLFGDMNNLGIIARQFSEQFNILRVDLRNHGQSFHSDEMNYPLIAQDLQVLLQHLGLENNIVIGHSMGGKTAMTLANIAPDLIEKLVVIDIAPTATPTHRHNDNFAGLFAVKAARPATRQQAKTVLAQYVKDEGEQQFMLKAFDPQKPDYFRFNLTAIKANYENLMGWNEVFFDKPTLFIKGGASDYIQAKDTETILKQFPQAKSFVVANAQHWVHAEKPETVARAIQKFLDKE
- the seqA gene encoding replication initiation negative regulator SeqA; this encodes MKTIEVDDELYHYIASRTQAIGESASDILRRLLRLPSSPQPFVLVQQNTIDELKELAKPKAKAKKEDLIEKAVQKVEKVLKSDAFINESKNVARFLMLLSALHHANAQGFEQATEVVTGTERTYFSKSEEALLSHGSSVKAKQIPDSPFWVVTNNNTARKGLILTGVMESMELPQHIIERVRTIFA
- the menE gene encoding o-succinylbenzoate--CoA ligase is translated as MVNFSLFPTAYWAQHFAQQPAIIWEKGNSLLFPELPARLNWQQLQLLIAQLVTFLQQQGVRQNALVAYSGSHRLVGLLCYLVAIAVGARILMLNPSLTESQRQTVLAEYGIKILITDHHFANFSLKTTASVLPQIAFSAPATLTLTSGSSGLPKAIVHSMQNHLDNAEGVCELMRFTKHDSWLLSLPLFHVSGQGIVWRWLAQGATLVVNEQKDHFFTCLDKVSHASLVPTQLRRYLQQRTQDQGKISKRFLLGGSAIPAELVAEAQQQGIVSYCGYGMTEMASTICAVENELDNVGYPLKGREVKLVENEIWVKGSGLALGALQKNGEIRPLVNQEGWLQTKDRGEWNAAGKLVVKGRLDNMFISGGENIQPEDVEKVIYQSGLVSQVFVLPVEDAEFGQRPVAVLQFIQPDFAKNRENLIAWLSDKLEKFKQPIAYYPLELMQSQPQGGIKISRANLQSVLHQLLGNHNDKASV